The following DNA comes from Tachypleus tridentatus isolate NWPU-2018 chromosome 9, ASM421037v1, whole genome shotgun sequence.
TAATACAAAAGGTCcaagtcatatttttattttatggtacttTTGGGAATCAgcctgaaaattaataaaattctttatttgtgtgtttttatggTGCAGTGAtcatcataaaaattattttatttaggtgCTAATTAATCTTAAATCACCTAGTTAGATAAAGAGAAACTAAAGCTTGTATCCTAAATTCCCACACACAACAAACTGGTGTCATTCCATCCACGTAACACAggggtattattaatatttatttatttcgaaaaattatttgtttgtgtacATTAGTGTGTTTTCTGTAAAAAATTTGTAtccatagtaaataaataataaatatgattaaaagTCAAATAACTTTAATTGTGTATCTGTTTTCTCACATTGCAATTTTTTGTGGAgcaataacaattaaaaaatttatatattataaggtTTAGAGATCATAAGGGGACCCTGAAatgttagtttagttttatatgaagcacaaaaaaagataaacatattataaaagaGCACATGATTGACAAAAAAAACTCTAATACATGAAAAATATCCGTCTGTTCACCTGCATCATCCTAGATACGTTACATAAATCCTTCTAAAAATTATACTGTTTGAGATATATACAAAATAACCGAAAGAGATTAATGACACTAGTGTATTGCTCTAGTCATATTTACCATAATCCAAATAAGTATCGATAAATATACTAAAGTAACTGAAAACTGTTGAACAAAAGAGAATTATTGGAAGGATGCTGGGGTGATATTTATAggtataatgaaactttaatactGCATAATCATCACTACTTCTATTACATCAGTCCTTCAGTTATCATTAGTTCAAGTACCTCTGGTTTAGTGGAACATCCAGGGAAGGTGAGAAGagtgttgataaataaatatatacaacatgtAACAACtgaatagaaaatttaaataacagcCACTCTGAACTATCATGCGTTCATAATAGTTTGGGATTTTGAAACATCTCTAGcataaacattgttatgtagtcacatttattgaaataaataaatattgtaaatatttctttgttagttaTACGTGTAGTGTCACCTATATGAAACTTCTGTCAGCTCTAGTTTTGAAATCATTGATGAAATCTGTcgaatgtttatacatttattttgtaaaaaagcaTCAGCCACTAGTTAAAGTTGCTTAACGCACATATAGTATAGACACAGAACTTTAAATTTAACTCTATCTAACATATATTTAACACATCTAATATATGTGTGTTCATTTTTATACTGCAACAATGTATAAAGTAGAGGAACGGCAATGAATCGTTCCAGCCtatgaaacatatattatttttcagaatttttctgAAGAGCGATTTCATGTTCTCTGCAGATGGAAATTCAACTACCGCCTATTGGCTGCTCCCAGATAATGCATGTAGGTTATATTAAGTGATATGTCACGTATATTATTGAATCACTTTGTATGCTGCTCATCATATTTTTAGCTTCAGCTTCAGTGAAATCATCAGAATGGTTGTTTgtctttaacaaaaaatattcattgaaCTCTAACTTTTCTTTCACTGATAGCAAAGACTAAAAACATTTTTCGTTTCTAGTGTTACGTATCatatttatctcggacgagtctccgattcaTTATTTTAGGTATTGTGGTGACAAATATCCtgaaattaagttaaattttattttaatgtagaaataattaaatttgaagaTGTAGTAATTAATGATGTCtgccaacaatattaatacatacagttttctttcttaacacatgtatattttaatatgtcagtaataacataatttaaaataactgtctTTCCAAAGAGTTGTTAGAGATAACGATTTGATAATCAAAAATCTtacaaactaaaaaacaaacgagtcttctatgtggtctggaaatgaatattttatcaacggttgacgatgagtgaattaatttcgagttgataccGGTACAGTTTACTTAACAGGTAAATATGAAGCTCTTTGCTGTTTTCACGTCAGATTTTCACCGCTGAAAGTATCTAATATTttagtagaaatactaacgtttcaTTATAATTCGCTAGCTTAAAAAGCTTGTTACTGTTCGAATcatataaatgtttctggtcagtatttgtagttttccgagtaataaactttattcaaaattatagttCCCAAGGCTTATAGTATACACACTGTAGCAAATCAACAGTATACACGTTGCATTAGATACCACTTATAAGTTTGAGAGGAAATTTTTCAAGAAATTTCAGCTAATTTAACAATATTGCTATTTACCTACATAtatactcgagaatcttctacaaatttagcgAACAGGAGGGAATGTCACAATACACAATATTTGAAGGATTATTATTCTATTGAAAATAAGGTCAGAATCTTTCCTATCAATTTAACTGTGTCcaactaattatttttagttatttaatactGGTGTTTGTTTTATCTTAGAACTACacgtaaaaaataaactaataacagattttatccaattaaatattttaaatttttccaaATCTTACACTTCCTTGATATAAACTGTCTTAAGATAATTATAGCTTTGAATGAAAGAATTGAAATTTCATCGTTTGCATatctattttctttacttttctaTCATGTTTTTCtgagatataaaatatacacatcgACAACTCTAatacacaacataaatattattgattctcAATGAtagaatataaacaatattagagCGTGAAGAGaaactataacaatattaaaacgcTTATCGAAACTCCAGCCTGGAACATCCCACTTCGTACCTGGATATGATAACAACTATACCGTATGTAAATGTAAACTTAGAATCATATttcgtttttataattttgtttctttagtagtttatgtgttttaaatgagCGTAAAGCTACATCATGATCTATTTGTATCCTAAGCCTACAACATGTATTGAAACCATGTTTTTAGTATCAAAAGCCTTTCGTGTTTGCAAAGTGTCAAAACTGGATATTATTGAAATTATGTTTATACTGCTAGTGCATAGTTTACAAACTGAGTGTTATTAAAATCATGTTTGATCTTTAGCAATTAAAGCaatgttattgaaaacatatctgatctataaacagtttaaaaaattattattattgaaacataCTTACTTTGAATCGTTCGTGATATGAAACACGATGAAAAGATATTTTGACTGACAAACACAGTACGGTTTCTTAGTTAATAcatcagaataaaataatattgataaaaataacattgttggCTAAAACGATctaattaaaattacagttagTATTTACATAATGTGTGATCTATTATAACCTGAATTACGTCatttagttttatgaaataagtttacgccaatattagtttgtttgtatgaTAGCGTCAATTATTCCTCGAATACAACATAATTTATCGATCTAACACATAACTGAAATAATGCGAAGCTTCAATATCTTCAACAAAAATGATTCAGCAAAGAAAACTCAGGCGAAGAGCATGGAAAATACTGTAAAATTCGTCAGAATATTTAATATCCATCGAAAGTAATATACTTAGCTTCAAGCATTagtgttaaaactatttattgtgaACTGCAATACAAGCATCAGTTATCGAAagctttgaaataataataataaaacagtgaaaaagttattatgcaaaaaataatagaaaccaaataatattaataacagcacGAAGTAAAttgttatcttaaaatattaagaactaaTTCACTTTTCTTAATGTTGTTAAAAGGAcaccaacaaaaattaaaacagcgCCACAAATACTGTACCAGGTGGCGATggtatttaatatgaaaatatcgAACAAAAAGGCTGTAATTATATTTAGAGTTTGAGCAACAGACACTGGTCCAGCATTTTCCACTTGTAAGGCTATTGTGGTGAGGAGTTGATTCAGTGTCAAACAGATGCCAGAACTCACAACAAGAACACTGCTTTTACCACAAGATGATATTTTAGTTTCTTCGAACAAGAACAGTAGTAAAGTTCCCATAAGAAGGCTAACGGTAGACATCATGCCAGCCACAACTTGTGGTGGTGTTCTTTGAAGTTTACGGGCCATTGTATAGCAACAAGCTTTCAAAAGACACGCAGAAAATCCAATCGTAATTCCTTTCCACCGATTACCTACCTCTTGAATATCTTGAAAAGTTCCTACGATAAACGTTggtttgataattaaaataatgccCGTCATCGTCAGCATTAAGACGAATACATTGTAAGCCCTACAAGGTTCTCTCAAAACCAAGTAAGCAAGCAAACTAATGAACACTGGAGAAGAGGAATAGATTGTGGAAGCATCCGCAAGAGGGAGCCAATGAATACAGTGTATCATCAGAACTTTTATAATTCCACCAAATAAagctctaaaaaacaaaatagttcttTCTCCTTCTAATCCGAAGTAATTGGTTTtcgaataaacaataaaaacattataaattcccCACTGGATAAGAGCTTGAGTTATCAGAATCTGGGCCGGACTAATTTCTGACACCAGCTTCAAATTCAGGATCGCCAGAGAATACATGAATCCTGATGTCATTCCCAAAATAATTC
Coding sequences within:
- the LOC143227509 gene encoding solute carrier family 35 member G1-like, which gives rise to MIVLHIGAGEEDELEKNARSRNQRKWILRFVGIDGKERDDEEVEVCCSESSKCGRLPMDPVLPLQGSPRKPRGGKLKEAELPMGSALTMYWNPHLEVAIKTKYKRIIICCHLCRHTTVDMKTSDEIFSFKKFKTVPGIGIILGMTSGFMYSLAILNLKLVSEISPAQILITQALIQWGIYNVFIVYSKTNYFGLEGERTILFFRALFGGIIKVLMIHCIHWLPLADASTIYSSSPVFISLLAYLVLREPCRAYNVFVLMLTMTGIILIIKPTFIVGTFQDIQEVGNRWKGITIGFSACLLKACCYTMARKLQRTPPQVVAGMMSTVSLLMGTLLLFLFEETKISSCGKSSVLVVSSGICLTLNQLLTTIALQVENAGPVSVAQTLNIITAFLFDIFILNTIATWYSICGAVLIFVGVLLTTLRKVN